A stretch of the Limnothrix sp. FACHB-406 genome encodes the following:
- a CDS encoding TrkA family potassium uptake protein codes for MYVLIGGAGMMGLRLAQQLLELGHTVAVIDKDPLACRFAREQIGVMAFEGSAVSTAVLLEAGIRQANAVVAALRDDALNLALITLSKSYGIAHTVVRMLDREFLDAYRLAGASHIISTIDLAVATMANAIEYPEVESMMHFEQGQVEVLKLPVPNDCYVVDRTVAQIAQDPDFPTGSLIIGYQSHACSNLEIPNGQTVLKAGSTILVVTRPELVRPMIKYLGLTASHRSETEASDPNL; via the coding sequence ATGTACGTTCTCATTGGCGGCGCAGGAATGATGGGATTGCGGTTAGCCCAACAACTCCTAGAGCTGGGGCATACTGTTGCTGTGATTGACAAAGATCCCTTAGCCTGTCGATTTGCTCGCGAACAAATCGGGGTGATGGCCTTCGAGGGTAGCGCAGTCAGCACCGCAGTGCTCCTAGAAGCTGGGATCCGGCAGGCCAATGCGGTGGTAGCAGCCCTGAGGGATGATGCCTTGAATTTGGCGCTCATCACCTTATCCAAAAGCTACGGCATTGCCCATACTGTTGTTCGGATGCTCGATCGCGAGTTTCTGGATGCTTATCGTTTGGCCGGCGCTAGCCACATCATCAGCACCATTGATTTGGCAGTGGCCACGATGGCCAACGCGATCGAATACCCAGAAGTGGAATCCATGATGCACTTTGAACAGGGTCAGGTTGAAGTGCTCAAGCTGCCCGTTCCCAATGATTGTTATGTGGTCGATCGCACGGTGGCCCAGATTGCCCAAGATCCCGATTTTCCAACGGGATCTCTGATCATTGGTTATCAAAGTCATGCCTGTAGCAACCTAGAAATTCCCAATGGTCAAACAGTCTTGAAAGCTGGCTCCACCATTTTGGTTGTGACCCGGCCGGAACTCGTCCGGCCGATGATCAAATATCTTGGACTCACTGCTAGTCATCGCTCAGAGACTGAAGCTTCTGATCCAAATCTTTGA
- a CDS encoding sodium:proton antiporter has protein sequence MKHDWLLTLSSWPQSLANSNSVHNSNAAVSSLAIGSIPELINILIILLLLATTVALVTQRLRIPYVTGLVLAGLPITDLLSQRLGLDPSLVLNLFLPILIFEAAINTDISRLRSTFKPIALLAIPGSLLSSGIIAVLVKLSLGLDWINALLVGVILANTDTVSMIAVFKELRVPSRLSTIVEGETLFNDAAALVSFNLLLVIYSTGSITVSQGIKEMLLVSLGGAFLGAVLGYLCLPIFNRLQDPLSSLLLTVALALGTFQLGQFLGVSGAVAVVIAGLVFGNLGLPQATSASYRITLLSFWEYAGFSVNTFIFLLIGIEINPLTLWKILPAVILVIIAYQLGRIISVYSLLAGLRWFDRPIPLRWQHVLVLGNIKGSLSMALAIAIPVGFVGREFIIELVFGAVLFSLVIQGLALPWLIKQLNIGQGNGISEEIGQLQIQLIGAKAAQDELAQLLKAGVLPKATYEELWAAYQAKVAGSERVLREVYNQHQAHLGLHYPNQLDVVRRQLIIAEKGAINDALRKRIVPEDVVQRYIKDLDQKLQSLSDD, from the coding sequence ATGAAGCATGATTGGTTGCTGACTCTTTCCTCCTGGCCACAATCCCTAGCAAACAGCAATTCAGTTCACAATTCCAACGCAGCGGTCAGCAGTCTAGCGATCGGCAGCATTCCCGAACTGATTAATATCCTCATTATCCTGCTCTTGTTAGCAACCACCGTTGCCCTGGTGACTCAGCGGCTGAGAATTCCCTATGTCACCGGCTTGGTGCTGGCGGGGCTACCCATCACCGACTTGCTATCCCAGCGCCTTGGCCTGGATCCGTCGCTGGTGCTCAATCTTTTTCTGCCAATTCTGATCTTTGAAGCGGCAATCAACACGGATATTAGTCGTCTTCGCAGCACCTTCAAACCGATCGCCCTGCTCGCAATTCCTGGCTCCTTGCTCTCCTCAGGGATCATTGCTGTTTTGGTGAAACTGAGCCTAGGGCTGGATTGGATTAATGCGCTGTTGGTCGGTGTAATTTTGGCTAATACCGACACCGTTTCCATGATCGCGGTTTTTAAGGAATTGCGAGTGCCTTCGCGGCTTTCAACGATCGTTGAAGGTGAAACATTATTTAACGATGCCGCCGCCTTAGTTTCCTTCAATCTGCTGTTGGTCATTTACTCCACCGGTAGCATTACCGTCAGTCAAGGCATCAAAGAGATGCTGTTGGTTTCCTTGGGCGGTGCATTCCTAGGCGCAGTTTTAGGCTATCTTTGCTTGCCGATTTTTAATCGCCTGCAAGATCCCTTAAGCAGCTTGTTGCTAACTGTGGCATTGGCTTTAGGCACGTTTCAACTGGGCCAGTTTTTGGGTGTTTCCGGTGCGGTAGCCGTCGTGATTGCTGGTTTGGTTTTTGGTAATTTGGGTTTGCCCCAAGCCACATCAGCCTCTTATCGGATCACGCTACTCAGCTTTTGGGAATATGCAGGTTTTAGTGTTAATACATTCATCTTTCTGTTGATTGGCATTGAAATTAATCCCCTCACTCTCTGGAAAATTCTCCCGGCCGTTATTTTGGTGATCATTGCCTATCAATTGGGACGTATCATCTCTGTTTATTCATTGCTGGCTGGCTTGCGCTGGTTCGATCGCCCGATTCCCCTCCGTTGGCAACATGTCCTAGTGCTCGGCAATATTAAGGGATCGCTGTCCATGGCATTGGCGATCGCTATTCCTGTGGGTTTTGTTGGCCGAGAATTCATTATTGAACTGGTTTTTGGGGCAGTCCTGTTTTCGTTGGTGATTCAGGGACTGGCATTGCCTTGGTTGATCAAGCAGCTCAACATCGGCCAAGGCAATGGCATATCCGAGGAAATTGGCCAATTACAGATTCAACTGATTGGGGCCAAGGCGGCGCAGGATGAACTTGCCCAGCTACTCAAGGCTGGCGTTTTACCAAAAGCAACTTATGAGGAGCTTTGGGCTGCTTATCAAGCCAAAGTCGCTGGATCAGAACGGGTTTTGAGGGAGGTCTATAACCAACACCAAGCCCATTTGGGTCTGCATTATCCCAACCAATTGGATGTGGTGCGAAGACAGTTAATTATTGCGGAAAAGGGTGCAATTAACGATGCCCTGCGCAAGCGAATTGTTCCGGAAGATGTGGTGCAACGCTACATCAAAGATTTGGATCAGAAGCTTCAGTCTCTGAGCGATGACTAG
- a CDS encoding aminotransferase class V-fold PLP-dependent enzyme, which produces MAQTNQEPRNGEPWSIDQVRSQFPALDNKTYFNYGGQGPLPQGSLEAMVQAWQTMQQLGPFSSAVGDWVDAQLAATRQTIAQELQVSPETIALTENVTAGCNIALWGLPWRSGDRLLISDSEHPGVVAAAQAIAKRWGVTIDQFPLRDRVPEQPIVEAILAHLHPQTRLVLVSHALWNTGEILDVQAIARACRHQQPSVQILVDAAQSVGLLPLNLSELEIDFYAFTGHKWCCGPDGLGGLYVNPRSSLEPTFVGWRGITADRQGNPTGHKTTGQRFEVATSAYALGLGLQSALDLHRRWGTPQQRYDRIVQLAGRLWQHLQTIPQVECWLPYPPPTGLISFKVSGSHNARSLVATLEKQKYLLRTLPNPDCARACVHYFTQEAEVDQLAELIRSLVAA; this is translated from the coding sequence ATGGCACAAACGAACCAAGAACCTAGGAACGGAGAACCCTGGAGCATTGATCAGGTGCGTTCCCAATTCCCCGCCCTAGACAACAAAACCTATTTCAACTACGGCGGCCAAGGGCCACTACCCCAAGGATCCCTGGAAGCCATGGTGCAAGCCTGGCAAACGATGCAGCAATTGGGCCCCTTCAGCAGCGCCGTGGGTGACTGGGTTGATGCGCAACTGGCCGCCACCCGCCAAACCATTGCTCAGGAATTGCAGGTGAGTCCGGAGACGATCGCCCTGACTGAGAATGTGACGGCTGGTTGCAACATTGCCCTTTGGGGATTGCCTTGGCGATCGGGCGATCGGCTATTGATTAGCGATTCCGAGCATCCGGGGGTGGTGGCCGCCGCCCAAGCGATCGCCAAGCGTTGGGGAGTGACGATCGATCAGTTTCCCCTGCGCGATCGAGTCCCTGAGCAACCGATCGTGGAAGCCATTTTGGCCCATCTGCATCCCCAAACCCGCTTGGTGCTGGTGAGCCATGCCCTTTGGAATACGGGCGAAATTCTCGATGTGCAAGCCATTGCCCGCGCTTGCCGCCACCAACAGCCCTCTGTGCAAATCCTGGTTGATGCGGCCCAATCGGTGGGCCTGTTGCCCTTGAATCTGTCGGAATTAGAGATTGATTTCTATGCCTTCACGGGCCACAAGTGGTGCTGTGGGCCCGATGGGTTGGGGGGATTGTATGTTAATCCTCGATCGAGCCTGGAGCCGACCTTCGTGGGCTGGCGTGGCATCACGGCCGATCGCCAGGGCAACCCCACGGGCCACAAAACCACCGGTCAGCGCTTTGAAGTGGCCACCTCCGCTTATGCGCTTGGGCTAGGTCTCCAATCGGCTCTGGACTTGCACCGCCGTTGGGGCACACCTCAGCAACGGTACGATCGAATCGTGCAGCTTGCCGGCCGCCTTTGGCAACATCTGCAAACCATTCCCCAGGTGGAATGTTGGCTGCCATACCCGCCGCCAACCGGCCTCATTTCCTTCAAGGTCAGCGGCTCCCACAACGCTCGATCGCTCGTGGCCACCCTGGAAAAACAAAAATACTTGCTCCGAACCCTGCCCAATCCCGATTGTGCGCGGGCCTGTGTTCATTACTTCACCCAAGAAGCGGAAGTCGATCAACTGGCAGAACTGATTCGATCGCTCGTAGCAGCCTAA
- the dapF gene encoding diaminopimelate epimerase, giving the protein MGLAFAKYHGLGNDFILLDNRDRAEPILSPEQAVQLCDRHFGIGADGVIFVLPGEQGADYTMRIFNSDGSEPEMCGNGIRCFAKYLAALEGLDNTEKTYKVHTLAGSIIPTIQADGQVTVDMGQPILAAERIPTTLGTAGETALDRSLTAAGQDWTVTTVSMGNPHCVTFVEDVSAIDLPAIGPQIECHPAFPQKTNVEFVEVVRRDYLRMRVWERGAGITLACGTGACATLVAAVLNGHSDRVATVELPGGPLQITWDAVSDRILMTGPAEAVFNGVWRGW; this is encoded by the coding sequence ATGGGACTTGCGTTTGCAAAGTATCACGGATTAGGGAATGACTTTATTCTGCTGGATAACCGCGATCGAGCAGAGCCAATTCTCTCGCCTGAGCAGGCCGTGCAACTGTGCGATCGCCATTTTGGCATTGGGGCCGACGGTGTGATCTTCGTGCTGCCCGGCGAGCAGGGAGCCGATTACACCATGCGAATTTTTAACTCCGATGGTTCCGAACCGGAAATGTGCGGCAATGGCATTCGCTGTTTTGCCAAATATTTAGCGGCCCTGGAAGGCCTGGACAACACCGAAAAAACCTACAAAGTCCACACGCTGGCGGGTTCCATTATTCCCACCATTCAGGCCGATGGCCAGGTGACTGTGGACATGGGCCAGCCGATTTTGGCGGCCGAGCGGATTCCCACCACCTTGGGCACAGCGGGCGAAACGGCCCTGGACCGATCGCTCACGGCCGCTGGCCAGGATTGGACAGTAACCACCGTCAGCATGGGAAATCCCCACTGTGTCACCTTTGTGGAGGATGTGAGCGCGATCGACCTGCCCGCCATTGGCCCGCAAATCGAATGCCATCCGGCCTTCCCCCAAAAAACCAATGTGGAATTTGTGGAAGTGGTGCGGCGCGACTATCTACGAATGCGGGTTTGGGAGCGCGGCGCGGGCATTACGTTGGCCTGTGGAACGGGGGCCTGTGCAACACTGGTAGCAGCCGTGTTAAATGGCCACAGTGATCGAGTGGCTACGGTGGAGCTTCCCGGCGGCCCATTGCAGATCACCTGGGATGCTGTGAGCGATCGGATCCTCATGACGGGGCCGGCAGAAGCGGTTTTTAACGGGGTGTGGAGGGGCTGGTGA
- a CDS encoding RNA-binding protein hfq, translating to MAEEFNTGLPSTRQVQTAIKNKQEVELKLLTNDLIAGKVRWQDSDCICIVDHYDQPTIVWRHAIAYLKPKA from the coding sequence ATGGCTGAAGAATTTAATACTGGGCTGCCCAGCACCCGTCAAGTGCAGACAGCCATTAAGAATAAGCAAGAAGTGGAACTAAAGCTGCTAACCAATGACCTGATTGCAGGCAAGGTGAGGTGGCAGGACAGTGATTGCATCTGCATTGTTGACCATTACGACCAGCCTACAATCGTTTGGCGACACGCGATCGCCTATCTCAAGCCCAAGGCCTAG
- a CDS encoding FTR1 family protein — translation MNLVDALPTFSIALREGFEAVLIIGLVLACLQQAGQTHLNRSVAWGIVAGLCLSALVGVGLAGVFGALDRSVAPWAPFWTQGLKVILGAIAIGLLSWMLVWMTQQAKQLKGEVQSSVQRAIGEQAGAAWKIFGLVTAAVLQEGLETVIFIAAQFQESLGAAVGAIAGVIGAAIMGLLLFRFGIKIDVRRFFQVVGTILLLVVGALVISVLKHLDAAAVLWEQLHPAWAGLCAVGGDSCLLGPLVWDWSATLSDRVLPGVLLKTLFGYRDHLYLAQAIGYCLFLGGVGTLYFRSLRGQRSPAAPAGASPAQSSAQSGQG, via the coding sequence ATGAACCTTGTGGATGCGTTGCCAACCTTTTCGATCGCCCTGCGCGAGGGGTTTGAAGCGGTTTTGATCATTGGCTTGGTGTTGGCCTGTTTACAACAAGCGGGCCAAACCCACCTCAACCGATCGGTGGCTTGGGGGATTGTGGCGGGGTTGTGCCTGAGTGCTTTGGTGGGCGTTGGGTTGGCTGGGGTCTTCGGGGCCTTGGATCGATCGGTTGCCCCTTGGGCCCCCTTTTGGACTCAAGGCTTAAAAGTAATTCTGGGGGCGATCGCCATTGGTCTGTTGAGTTGGATGTTGGTTTGGATGACTCAGCAGGCCAAACAACTGAAAGGAGAGGTGCAATCCTCTGTGCAGCGGGCGATCGGGGAGCAAGCGGGGGCCGCCTGGAAAATTTTTGGCTTGGTCACGGCTGCCGTGCTGCAAGAGGGACTGGAAACGGTTATTTTCATTGCCGCCCAGTTTCAGGAAAGCCTCGGGGCCGCCGTGGGGGCGATCGCGGGCGTAATTGGAGCCGCCATCATGGGGCTGCTGCTATTCCGCTTTGGCATCAAGATTGACGTGCGCCGATTTTTCCAAGTGGTAGGTACAATTCTGCTGCTGGTGGTGGGCGCGTTGGTGATTTCCGTACTCAAGCACCTGGACGCGGCGGCGGTGCTTTGGGAGCAACTGCATCCTGCCTGGGCTGGCCTTTGTGCCGTGGGGGGCGATTCCTGCTTGCTGGGGCCCCTGGTTTGGGATTGGTCAGCGACCTTGAGCGATCGGGTGTTGCCGGGTGTATTGCTCAAAACCCTCTTTGGCTACCGTGACCATCTCTACCTAGCTCAGGCGATCGGGTATTGCCTCTTTTTAGGCGGCGTGGGAACCCTTTACTTCCGCAGTTTGCGGGGCCAGCGCTCTCCTGCGGCCCCAGCCGGAGCTTCGCCGGCCCAGTCTTCTGCCCAATCGGGTCAAGGCTAG
- a CDS encoding M48 family metalloprotease → MNQLKTTVLLASMSGLLIFASGLLFGGARGAFLGLVLAAVMNLGSWFYSDKIALAAYGAQPVNRSQAPHLYAMLEQLCDRAGMPVPTLHIIPSPMANAFATGRDPNHAAVAVTEGILEILPEDELAAVIAHELSHIRNRDTLTQAVAATIAGAISYLAQAAMWFGGDRDRGNPLAGLLAMLLAPIAATVIQLGISRTREFSADAGAAELTGDPMALARALKRLETMADATRLEGNPAFSPLLIINPSAKDWLRNLFSTHPSTESRIAALARLAGR, encoded by the coding sequence ATGAATCAACTAAAAACCACGGTTTTGCTCGCCAGCATGAGCGGCCTGCTGATTTTTGCCAGCGGTCTTTTGTTTGGAGGTGCTCGCGGGGCCTTCCTGGGGCTGGTTTTGGCAGCGGTGATGAACCTGGGATCCTGGTTCTATTCGGACAAAATCGCTCTGGCGGCCTATGGGGCCCAGCCCGTGAATCGATCGCAAGCGCCCCACCTTTACGCCATGCTGGAGCAACTGTGCGATCGCGCGGGAATGCCCGTGCCCACCCTGCACATCATCCCCAGCCCGATGGCTAATGCCTTTGCCACCGGTCGTGACCCCAACCATGCGGCGGTGGCTGTGACGGAAGGGATTCTGGAAATTCTGCCGGAAGATGAGTTGGCGGCGGTGATTGCCCACGAACTCAGCCACATCCGCAACCGCGACACCCTGACCCAGGCGGTGGCGGCCACCATTGCGGGCGCGATTTCTTACCTGGCGCAGGCGGCCATGTGGTTTGGGGGCGATCGCGATCGGGGCAATCCGCTTGCAGGGTTGTTGGCCATGCTCTTGGCCCCGATCGCTGCCACGGTGATTCAACTGGGCATTTCCCGAACGCGGGAGTTTTCGGCCGATGCGGGAGCCGCAGAGTTAACGGGCGATCCGATGGCCTTGGCTCGGGCCCTGAAGCGCTTGGAAACGATGGCTGATGCCACCCGTTTGGAGGGCAATCCCGCCTTTTCGCCCTTGCTGATCATTAACCCCAGCGCCAAAGACTGGCTGCGCAACTTGTTTTCCACCCATCCTTCCACGGAGTCCCGAATTGCTGCGTTGGCCCGTTTGGCAGGACGCTAG
- a CDS encoding ABC transporter ATP-binding protein, with product MTQALHPLRRLFLYLPQYRRQLWQATAYSVLNKVFDLAPPALLGLAVDTLVQRQDSWLASWGLQGITEQFLVLAVLTWLIWILESVFEYAYKRVWRNLAQSIQHDLRLEVYDHLQSLELAYFEERSTGELLSILNDDVNQLERFLDTGANDVLQVTTTVLIIGGSFFAVAPQVAWLSMLPMPFILWGSIAFQKNLAPRYSEMRETVGLLSARLANNLGGILTIKSFTAERYEHDRVMIDSNAYRRSNQRAIAYSAAFVPLIRMVILCGFTATLVVGGLEAAAGRMSIGVYSTSIFIIQRLLWPLTTLGQTLDNYQRAMASIRRIFNLLDTPIDAHSGTKTFAPSEIRGEIVLDRVAFAYRGRSPVVQNLSLTIPAGQTIAIVGATGSGKSTLVKLLLRLYEINDGAILLDGIDTREIDLESLRGAIGLVSQDVFLFHGTVAENIAYGTFHATPDEILAAAKIAEADDFIQQLPQGYETIVGERGQKLSGGQRQRIAIARAVLKNPPILILDEATSAVDNETEAAIQRSLDKITQNRTTIAIAHRLSTIRNADCIYVMDQGQLVESGRHENLLDRNGIYAELWRLQTGDQAA from the coding sequence ATGACTCAGGCTTTGCATCCCCTTCGTCGTTTATTTCTTTACCTGCCGCAATATCGCCGTCAGCTTTGGCAAGCGACGGCCTATTCGGTTTTGAATAAAGTTTTTGACCTGGCTCCACCAGCTTTGCTGGGTTTAGCCGTTGATACATTGGTGCAGCGGCAGGATTCCTGGTTGGCTTCCTGGGGGCTTCAGGGAATCACAGAGCAATTCCTGGTGCTGGCGGTTTTAACCTGGCTGATTTGGATTTTGGAGTCTGTTTTTGAATATGCCTACAAGCGCGTTTGGCGCAATTTAGCCCAATCTATTCAGCATGATTTGCGATTGGAGGTCTATGACCATTTGCAATCCTTGGAGCTGGCTTATTTTGAAGAACGCAGCACCGGAGAATTGCTCTCGATTTTGAATGATGATGTCAATCAGTTGGAGCGTTTTTTAGACACGGGTGCAAATGATGTTTTGCAGGTGACCACGACAGTTTTGATCATTGGGGGTAGCTTTTTTGCGGTTGCGCCTCAGGTGGCCTGGCTGTCGATGTTGCCCATGCCATTTATTTTGTGGGGATCGATCGCCTTTCAGAAAAATTTGGCCCCTCGCTATTCCGAAATGCGAGAAACCGTGGGCTTGCTCAGTGCCCGGTTGGCGAATAATTTGGGTGGCATTTTAACCATCAAAAGTTTCACGGCGGAGCGCTATGAACACGATCGGGTGATGATCGATAGCAATGCCTACCGTCGTTCTAACCAACGGGCGATCGCCTATAGCGCTGCCTTTGTGCCCTTGATTCGGATGGTAATCCTTTGTGGGTTCACGGCTACTTTGGTGGTGGGCGGTTTGGAAGCGGCGGCGGGGCGCATGTCGATCGGGGTTTACAGCACCTCAATTTTCATTATTCAGCGGCTTTTGTGGCCCCTCACTACTTTGGGTCAAACCCTGGATAACTATCAGCGAGCCATGGCTTCTATTCGGCGAATTTTTAATTTGTTGGATACGCCCATTGATGCCCATTCAGGAACCAAAACCTTTGCCCCTTCGGAGATTCGCGGCGAAATTGTGCTCGATCGCGTGGCCTTTGCCTATCGAGGTCGATCGCCCGTGGTGCAAAATCTCTCCCTCACGATCCCCGCTGGTCAAACGATTGCAATTGTGGGGGCCACTGGCTCCGGCAAAAGCACCTTGGTGAAGCTGCTGCTGCGTCTTTATGAAATTAACGATGGCGCTATTTTGCTTGATGGGATTGATACCCGCGAAATCGACCTAGAAAGCTTGCGCGGAGCCATTGGTTTGGTGAGTCAAGATGTTTTTCTGTTCCATGGAACGGTGGCTGAAAACATCGCCTATGGCACATTTCACGCCACCCCGGATGAAATTCTAGCGGCGGCCAAAATTGCGGAAGCTGATGATTTCATTCAGCAACTTCCCCAGGGCTATGAAACCATTGTCGGTGAGCGGGGTCAAAAGCTGTCGGGTGGGCAGCGACAACGGATCGCGATCGCCCGAGCGGTTCTGAAAAATCCCCCCATCCTCATTTTGGACGAGGCCACATCAGCGGTGGACAACGAAACCGAAGCGGCGATTCAACGATCGCTCGATAAAATCACCCAAAATCGCACCACGATCGCGATCGCCCATCGCCTCTCCACCATCCGCAATGCGGACTGTATCTATGTGATGGATCAGGGGCAATTAGTGGAATCGGGCCGCCATGAAAACCTGCTCGATCGCAACGGAATCTATGCCGAATTGTGGCGATTGCAAACCGGCGATCAGGCGGCTTAG
- a CDS encoding GNVR domain-containing protein gives MQSQTSREAIDFNPLGLILKACQRAWLPAACVFILGMGGSVLAARRVKPVYEAGAKILFRIDSTQELTGLARDESDNPLRSLLVDQSPISNQMEILLSEPLLERTIKKLDLRDKKGEPLGPGELKTALEVKIIGATDVVSITYVNESPELAAAVVNSVIEVYRNNNVAIAREDTVQARIFLSRELPQVEKQLRNLELRLQRFKEQNQVINLEEEARTSVLALRLLDEQITNTEAAAMEAAAKATVLRRQLNLSPQEAVVVAAVSQSPSVQKVLVDLQDTQKELAEQRSRFTDSSPTVSRLMERERQLQDILQKRIQETLGDRQAVPPSFLQAGELRVTLIQQYLNSETERVSAVNKLRSFEDSRSTYLRRSRSLPKIEQEQRYLERKLKAAQGTYETLLSNLQTLLVKEEQRNNSTRILEPATVPRKPSSGGKVKVLALGLFGSTLMASAIIIIAEVWSSRSRSEKKMS, from the coding sequence ATGCAGTCCCAGACATCCCGCGAGGCGATCGACTTCAATCCCCTAGGGCTTATCCTTAAGGCTTGTCAACGGGCCTGGCTACCGGCTGCTTGTGTTTTTATTTTGGGCATGGGTGGTTCTGTGTTGGCGGCTCGGCGCGTGAAGCCTGTGTATGAGGCTGGAGCCAAGATTCTCTTCAGAATTGACTCCACTCAAGAGCTGACGGGTCTTGCACGGGATGAGTCGGATAATCCACTGCGATCGCTGTTGGTTGACCAGAGTCCCATCAGTAATCAGATGGAAATTTTGCTCTCGGAACCATTACTAGAGCGCACCATCAAAAAGCTGGACTTGCGAGATAAAAAAGGCGAACCCTTAGGGCCAGGGGAGCTGAAGACAGCGCTGGAAGTCAAGATCATTGGCGCAACGGATGTGGTCAGCATTACGTATGTCAATGAGTCTCCAGAGTTGGCGGCGGCGGTTGTGAACTCCGTGATTGAGGTCTATCGCAATAACAACGTGGCGATCGCCCGAGAAGACACCGTTCAGGCTCGCATTTTTCTATCCCGCGAGTTGCCACAGGTGGAAAAGCAACTGCGAAATTTGGAACTGAGACTTCAGCGATTCAAAGAACAAAATCAGGTGATTAATTTAGAAGAGGAAGCGCGAACTTCGGTGCTGGCTCTGCGGCTGCTCGATGAGCAAATTACCAACACAGAAGCCGCAGCAATGGAAGCGGCGGCCAAAGCCACAGTCTTGCGCCGTCAACTCAATCTTTCTCCCCAGGAAGCTGTGGTGGTGGCAGCCGTCAGCCAGTCCCCCAGTGTTCAGAAAGTTTTGGTGGATTTGCAAGACACCCAAAAAGAACTCGCAGAGCAACGATCGCGCTTTACGGACAGCAGCCCCACGGTTTCCCGGTTAATGGAACGGGAGCGGCAGTTGCAAGACATTTTGCAAAAGCGAATTCAAGAAACCCTGGGCGATCGGCAAGCGGTTCCGCCCAGCTTCTTACAGGCTGGGGAATTGCGGGTGACTTTAATTCAGCAATACCTCAACTCCGAAACGGAGCGAGTGAGCGCAGTCAATAAACTCAGGTCCTTTGAAGACAGCCGATCGACATATCTCCGACGGAGCCGCAGCTTGCCCAAAATTGAACAAGAGCAGCGTTATTTGGAACGCAAGCTAAAGGCCGCCCAAGGAACCTATGAAACCCTACTTTCCAATTTGCAAACGCTCCTGGTCAAGGAAGAACAGCGCAACAACAGCACCAGAATTTTAGAGCCAGCGACTGTGCCTCGTAAGCCATCTTCTGGTGGCAAGGTCAAGGTTTTAGCCCTAGGGTTATTTGGCAGCACCTTAATGGCTTCTGCAATCATCATCATTGCGGAAGTTTGGAGTTCTCGATCGCGTTCTGAAAAAAAGATGAGTTAA